The Chryseobacterium aureum genome contains a region encoding:
- the cobA gene encoding uroporphyrinogen-III C-methyltransferase, with product MKTNIKSPKVYLIGAGPGNPELITVKAVKAIAAADIILCDRLVSPEILETYVNENTEIIYVGKECSKNASTPQSHINTLMVEYALQNKTIVRLKGGDVSVFSNILDELQVLKQNHIPYEIIPGITAALGAAAFAGMPLTARGYSTSVRFLTYYKSEIVSEEYWKELALTDDTLVFYMSKGNLTPLVEKLKELQISGDKKIAVIEQATTPFQKVYTSSFDDFNEKFGDKNFASPSLVVVGKIVNLHEEFSWLENATQEGLYFKSVENGSLIPTNQNFFEYAV from the coding sequence ATGAAAACAAATATAAAATCACCAAAGGTCTATCTTATCGGTGCAGGGCCCGGCAATCCTGAACTGATCACGGTAAAAGCGGTAAAAGCTATTGCAGCAGCAGACATCATTTTATGTGACCGCCTTGTAAGCCCGGAAATTCTGGAAACCTACGTTAATGAAAACACAGAAATCATTTATGTAGGAAAAGAATGCAGCAAAAATGCTTCCACCCCTCAGTCTCATATCAATACTTTGATGGTGGAATATGCCCTTCAGAACAAGACGATTGTAAGGCTGAAAGGAGGAGATGTTTCTGTATTTTCCAATATTCTGGATGAGTTGCAGGTTTTAAAACAAAATCATATTCCTTACGAAATCATTCCGGGAATTACAGCCGCTTTAGGAGCAGCAGCGTTTGCAGGCATGCCTTTAACAGCCAGAGGATATTCTACATCTGTTCGTTTTTTGACGTATTATAAATCTGAAATCGTAAGTGAGGAATACTGGAAAGAACTTGCCCTGACTGATGATACCCTTGTTTTCTATATGTCTAAAGGAAATCTTACCCCTCTTGTGGAAAAGCTGAAAGAACTTCAGATTTCAGGTGATAAAAAAATTGCTGTCATTGAACAGGCTACAACGCCTTTCCAAAAGGTGTACACCTCATCATTTGATGATTTTAATGAAAAATTCGGAGACAAAAACTTTGCATCCCCATCATTGGTAGTGGTAGGTAAAATTGTGAACCTCCACGAAGAATTTTCATGGCTTGAAAACGCCACTCAGGAAGGTCTTTATTTTAAATCTGTGGAAAACGGAAGCCTAATCCCTACAAATCAAAATTTCTTTGAATATGCTGTCTGA
- the epsC gene encoding serine O-acetyltransferase EpsC — MAIPDQLIQRIHQTKQNNIHGFFDKVKTKKWVKDLYETLFLPQNDNTEDLLKRNFEALQETLSDLINTVTGDTFLAEKQVSQFFESLPGLYDQLVLDAKSILEFDPAADSLEEVYLAYPGFFATYVYRISHQLWKQEVKILPRVISEYAHSKTGIDIHPGATIGKSFFIDHGTGIVIGETTVIGNNVKIYQGVTLGALNVSKEKARQKRHPNIEDDVIIYSGATILGGETTIGRESIIGGNVWVTQDVPANSLVYHKSEIKIKDNSSLPESLTFVI; from the coding sequence ATGGCAATTCCCGATCAATTAATACAAAGAATTCATCAGACCAAGCAAAATAATATTCATGGATTCTTTGATAAAGTAAAGACTAAGAAATGGGTGAAGGATCTGTATGAAACACTTTTTCTTCCTCAGAATGACAATACCGAAGATCTGTTGAAAAGAAATTTTGAAGCCCTTCAGGAAACTCTTTCAGACCTTATCAATACGGTAACAGGAGATACATTCCTTGCCGAAAAACAGGTGAGCCAGTTTTTTGAATCTCTGCCTGGCCTTTATGATCAGTTGGTTCTGGATGCAAAATCAATTCTGGAATTTGATCCTGCTGCCGACTCTCTGGAAGAAGTATATCTGGCATATCCCGGTTTTTTTGCCACGTATGTGTACCGTATATCGCACCAGCTCTGGAAACAGGAAGTAAAAATTTTACCCCGTGTCATTTCAGAATATGCCCACAGTAAAACCGGAATTGATATTCATCCCGGAGCCACTATTGGGAAGTCTTTTTTCATTGATCACGGAACAGGAATTGTGATCGGAGAAACTACCGTTATCGGGAATAATGTCAAGATCTACCAGGGAGTCACCCTCGGAGCATTGAATGTCTCCAAAGAAAAAGCCCGTCAGAAAAGACATCCCAATATTGAAGATGATGTGATCATTTATTCAGGAGCCACTATTCTGGGAGGTGAAACTACCATAGGCAGAGAAAGTATTATAGGAGGAAATGTATGGGTTACACAGGATGTCCCTGCCAATTCTCTGGTTTACCATAAAAGCGAAATAAAAATAAAGGATAACAGCTCTTTACCGGAATCGTTAACCTTTGTGATCTAA
- the cysK gene encoding cysteine synthase A → MKFQNALETIGNTPVVKINKLFSSDHEIWIKLEKSNPGGSIKDRIGLAMIEDAEAKGLLNKDSIIIEPTSGNTGIGLALVAAVKGYRLILVMPESMSIERRKIMEAYGAEFVLTPREKGMKGAIEKADELAKETPNAWIPRQFDNPANVKVHVETTAQEILKDFPDGLDYIITGVGTGGHITGIAKTVKEKYPNLKVIAVEPELSPVLSGGSPAPHPLQGLGAGFVPSILDITLLDGVITVGREEAYEYAVNAAKKEGLFVGVSTGAALAAVAKHLPEIQPNAKILTINYDTGERYLSVEGLF, encoded by the coding sequence ATGAAATTTCAGAATGCATTAGAAACGATTGGCAATACCCCCGTCGTAAAAATTAATAAACTGTTCAGTTCAGATCATGAAATCTGGATCAAACTTGAAAAAAGCAACCCCGGCGGAAGCATTAAAGACAGAATTGGCCTGGCCATGATTGAAGATGCAGAAGCCAAAGGATTATTAAATAAAGACAGCATTATTATAGAGCCCACAAGTGGAAATACAGGAATTGGGCTGGCTTTGGTAGCTGCCGTAAAAGGATACAGGCTCATCCTTGTCATGCCGGAAAGCATGAGTATAGAACGCCGGAAAATCATGGAAGCCTACGGGGCGGAATTCGTACTCACTCCGAGAGAAAAAGGAATGAAAGGCGCTATAGAAAAAGCTGACGAACTTGCAAAAGAAACGCCCAATGCATGGATACCGAGACAGTTTGACAATCCTGCTAACGTAAAAGTACATGTAGAAACCACTGCTCAGGAAATCTTAAAGGATTTTCCGGACGGGCTTGATTACATCATTACAGGAGTAGGAACCGGAGGACACATTACCGGAATAGCAAAGACGGTAAAAGAAAAATATCCTAACCTGAAAGTAATTGCTGTAGAGCCGGAATTATCTCCGGTATTAAGCGGAGGAAGCCCGGCACCACACCCGTTACAGGGATTGGGAGCAGGTTTCGTGCCTTCCATTCTGGATATTACCCTTTTGGATGGAGTGATTACAGTGGGCAGGGAAGAAGCTTATGAATATGCTGTTAATGCTGCTAAAAAAGAGGGACTTTTTGTAGGCGTTTCCACAGGAGCCGCTTTAGCAGCCGTTGCCAAACATTTACCGGAAATACAGCCTAACGCAAAAATCCTTACCATCAATTATGATACCGGAGAAAGATATCTGTCCGTAGAAGGACTTTTCTAA
- a CDS encoding sulfate adenylyltransferase subunit 1, with amino-acid sequence MDILRFITAGSVDDGKSTLIGRLLYDSKSILQDQLEVLEKHSKNKNEDGVDLALLTDGLRAEREQGITIDVAYRYFSTAKRKFIIADAPGHVQYTRNMITGASNSDLMVILIDARKGVIEQTRRHSIIASLLQLKKVAVAINKMDMVDYSEEVFENIKSEYAKIAENLELNDVTYFPISALKGDNIVSKSSRTVWYKGNSLLEYLEEVTLHEEKNSGSRFQVQYVIRPQTDELHDYRGYAGPILSGKFSKGDKIHILPADLTTEITKIEINGIEKEEAFEGQPAVIHLAHDVDISRGDIFATEEHAPLVEKDLEILLCWLDQKPLQPGNKYLLQQNSRLIKAVVKEVDYKINVNTLVREQADSEIKLNEIVKVTLRTAQPLVYDSFTHNKTTGSAILVDETSNSTVAACIIQ; translated from the coding sequence ATGGATATATTAAGATTTATAACAGCAGGGAGCGTAGATGACGGTAAAAGTACCCTTATCGGCCGGCTGCTTTACGATAGCAAAAGCATTTTACAGGACCAGTTGGAAGTCCTTGAGAAGCATTCAAAAAATAAAAACGAAGACGGGGTAGACCTTGCCCTTTTAACGGACGGTCTGCGTGCAGAAAGAGAACAGGGAATTACCATTGATGTTGCCTACCGTTATTTTTCAACAGCAAAAAGAAAATTTATCATTGCTGATGCTCCCGGACATGTGCAGTATACCCGTAATATGATCACCGGAGCATCCAATTCTGACCTGATGGTGATTCTGATTGATGCACGAAAAGGCGTTATTGAGCAGACCAGAAGACACTCTATCATTGCTTCTTTATTACAGTTGAAAAAAGTTGCGGTAGCCATTAATAAAATGGATATGGTAGATTATTCAGAGGAAGTTTTTGAAAATATAAAATCTGAATATGCAAAAATTGCGGAAAATCTGGAATTAAATGATGTAACCTATTTCCCCATTTCAGCATTAAAAGGAGATAATATTGTTTCAAAATCCTCCAGAACAGTTTGGTATAAAGGGAATTCGCTACTGGAGTACCTTGAAGAAGTAACCCTGCATGAAGAAAAAAATAGCGGAAGCCGTTTTCAGGTTCAATATGTAATTCGTCCTCAAACTGATGAATTGCATGATTACAGAGGATATGCCGGACCCATATTGAGCGGAAAATTTTCAAAAGGAGACAAAATCCATATTCTTCCAGCAGATCTGACCACTGAAATCACTAAAATTGAAATCAATGGGATTGAAAAAGAAGAAGCCTTTGAAGGCCAGCCTGCCGTTATCCATCTTGCCCATGATGTAGACATCAGCAGAGGAGATATTTTTGCTACGGAAGAACATGCTCCTTTAGTGGAAAAAGACCTTGAAATTCTTTTATGCTGGCTAGATCAGAAGCCCCTTCAGCCGGGAAATAAGTATCTTCTTCAGCAGAACAGCAGACTTATAAAGGCCGTGGTCAAAGAGGTAGACTACAAGATCAACGTCAATACCCTTGTCAGAGAACAGGCAGACAGTGAAATTAAGCTGAATGAAATTGTAAAAGTTACCCTTCGTACAGCACAGCCACTGGTTTACGACAGCTTTACCCATAATAAAACAACAGGTTCGGCTATTTTGGTAGATGAAACGTCCAATTCAACAGTAGCAGCCTGTATAATTCAATAA
- the cysD gene encoding sulfate adenylyltransferase subunit CysD — MSIHQLNYLDQLEAESIYILREVAGQFERPALLFSGGKDSIVLAHLARKAFFHGKIPFTFVHVDTGHNFPEVLDFRDQLVQQLDVNLVVRKVEDTIKSKKLTEAKGKFPSRNWLQTYTLLDTIEEFEFDACIGGARRDEEKARAKERIFSVRDEFGQWDPKLQRPELWNIFNGKIHKGENVRVFPISNWTELDIWNYIRRENIALPSIYFSHEREVIDFNGQWLANSSHVVLEPEDIITTRKIRYRTVGDMTCTAAVESNATTIDAVIEEIVATRISERGETRIDDRVTEAAMEDRKKGGYF, encoded by the coding sequence ATGTCAATACACCAGTTAAATTATTTAGATCAGTTGGAAGCCGAATCGATCTATATACTTAGAGAAGTAGCAGGCCAGTTTGAACGTCCGGCTTTATTATTCAGCGGAGGAAAAGACAGTATTGTACTGGCTCATCTGGCAAGAAAAGCATTTTTCCATGGCAAAATCCCGTTTACATTTGTTCATGTAGACACAGGGCACAACTTTCCGGAGGTATTGGATTTCCGGGATCAGCTGGTACAGCAGCTGGACGTGAATCTGGTAGTGAGAAAAGTGGAAGATACTATAAAAAGTAAAAAACTGACTGAAGCCAAAGGTAAATTCCCAAGCAGAAACTGGCTTCAAACCTATACACTTCTTGATACGATTGAAGAATTTGAATTTGATGCATGCATCGGAGGTGCCAGAAGAGATGAGGAAAAAGCAAGAGCAAAAGAAAGAATATTCTCCGTTCGTGATGAATTCGGGCAGTGGGATCCTAAGCTTCAGCGGCCTGAGCTTTGGAATATTTTCAACGGAAAAATCCACAAAGGAGAGAATGTAAGGGTTTTCCCAATCAGCAACTGGACAGAGCTGGACATCTGGAATTATATCCGAAGAGAAAATATTGCGCTCCCATCCATCTATTTCTCGCATGAAAGGGAAGTGATTGACTTCAACGGACAGTGGCTTGCCAATTCCTCCCATGTGGTCTTAGAACCGGAAGATATTATTACCACCAGGAAAATCCGGTACCGAACCGTAGGTGACATGACCTGCACAGCAGCCGTGGAATCAAATGCCACAACAATAGATGCTGTAATAGAGGAGATAGTAGCAACCAGAATATCAGAACGCGGCGAGACCAGAATAGACGACAGGGTAACAGAAGCCGCGATGGAAGACCGGAAAAAAGGAGGCTACTTTTAA